Proteins encoded within one genomic window of Halodesulfovibrio sp. MK-HDV:
- a CDS encoding (2Fe-2S)-binding protein → MYTKLVSFVLNGEPVSVRVDPFELFVDVLRDKLYLTGTKKGCGEGGCGSCTVLVDGAAVNSCLLPAMRVDGTSVETIEGVEENGELHPLQTSFIEKGAVQCGFCTPGMIMSAKALLDKNKSPSKEQILEAVSGNICRCTGYVKIEDAIEDAARTLRKDAVKGGSHD, encoded by the coding sequence ATGTATACTAAGCTCGTTTCGTTTGTTTTGAATGGTGAACCTGTTTCTGTTCGTGTTGATCCGTTTGAACTGTTTGTGGATGTCTTGCGCGATAAGCTCTACTTAACAGGTACAAAGAAAGGTTGCGGCGAAGGTGGCTGCGGTTCCTGTACAGTTCTTGTTGACGGTGCAGCTGTAAACTCTTGTCTTTTGCCGGCAATGCGGGTTGATGGAACTTCTGTAGAGACAATTGAAGGGGTGGAAGAGAACGGAGAACTACATCCGCTTCAGACCAGCTTTATCGAGAAGGGCGCTGTGCAGTGTGGTTTTTGTACCCCCGGTATGATTATGTCTGCGAAGGCGCTTTTGGATAAAAACAAGTCACCTTCTAAAGAACAAATTCTCGAAGCTGTTTCAGGAAACATATGCCGTTGCACAGGATATGTGAAAATTGAAGACGCAATTGAGGATGCAGCCCGTACGTTGCGCAAGGATGCGGTGAAAGGAGGGAGCCATGACTAA
- a CDS encoding xanthine dehydrogenase family protein subunit M: MAQDYVFPGTVAQAVSMLGQSKGRARIIAGGTDLVLDMRDGKISVDTLIDLRAIDGMQRITEENDSISIGANVTHAQVVKSSLLRHHAPGLVDACRKVGSLQIRNVATVVGNVVNGNPAADAAVALACLDATATVVDEQGSRSIPFSELYAGICISCINSSSQVVTNISFPKKNDGEGSAYIRMEQRKALSLPMLNVSAKVRVTDAKFDGVQLLMAPVGAGPQHAVAAEEFLQGAEITEENIKQAGVLAREQATFRSSAVRGSKEYRIGVLPVCVERVLQAAIADAQQG, from the coding sequence ATGGCTCAGGATTATGTTTTTCCGGGAACAGTTGCACAGGCAGTATCTATGTTAGGCCAGTCTAAGGGACGGGCTAGAATTATTGCAGGTGGCACAGACCTTGTTCTCGACATGCGTGATGGTAAAATTTCTGTCGACACACTAATTGATTTACGTGCAATTGATGGAATGCAACGCATAACAGAGGAAAATGACTCCATATCAATTGGAGCCAACGTCACTCATGCTCAAGTCGTAAAATCATCTCTTCTTAGGCATCATGCACCGGGTTTAGTAGATGCTTGCCGAAAGGTTGGTTCGCTACAGATTCGTAACGTTGCAACTGTTGTTGGAAACGTTGTGAATGGCAACCCAGCTGCTGATGCAGCTGTTGCTTTGGCCTGTCTTGATGCAACCGCAACGGTTGTTGATGAGCAGGGCTCCAGAAGTATTCCATTTAGTGAGTTATATGCTGGAATATGTATTTCCTGCATTAACAGCAGTAGTCAGGTTGTGACTAATATTTCGTTCCCCAAAAAAAATGATGGAGAAGGCTCTGCCTATATCCGTATGGAACAGCGTAAAGCGTTATCGCTCCCTATGCTGAATGTTTCTGCAAAGGTTCGTGTTACTGATGCGAAGTTTGATGGGGTACAGTTGCTGATGGCACCTGTCGGTGCCGGTCCTCAACATGCAGTAGCAGCAGAAGAGTTTTTGCAGGGAGCAGAGATTACAGAAGAAAACATAAAACAAGCAGGCGTGCTGGCAAGAGAGCAGGCTACCTTCAGAAGTAGTGCTGTTCGTGGTTCCAAGGAATACCGCATAGGAGTTCTTCCTGTATGTGTTGAACGAGTGCTGCAAGCTGCAATAGCTGATGCACAGCAAGGTTAG
- a CDS encoding sigma-54-dependent Fis family transcriptional regulator, translating into MSKTNHFGLDFETFATLIDNLHDEIIIYDNNYRMLYVNKACERHYGFTQQELIDMPFWDVVRKHKAWDRPMLPLIYEKKCPAKQMQQTYLGLQVLTIATPFFDDKQDVQYVMLNIRDNYHDKMIPRAEDLVTEEPQSSKAHPEYLIYRSAGMEKAISDAQKVANVNAPCLLLGESGCGKSLLAKYVHANSNRVDKPFVTVNCAAIPHELFESELFGHVEGAFSGATKTRGGLFAKAKGGTLFLDEISELPLPMQAKLLYAVQELEYRPVGSSETVKADVRILAASNRNLNLMVESGAFRQDLYFRLNVFDITIPPLRERPEDLVPLIHLFFNRYGKLHGKGKRLASGVRKLLSQYTWPGNVRELAHLIERLVVTVEDEIISVDHLPASIYETQGNPAALVMASDNLDEALEAVERQLIIDSFKAYGTSRKVATALNISQSRASRLIRKYVPATKL; encoded by the coding sequence ATGAGCAAAACAAACCACTTTGGCTTAGACTTCGAAACCTTTGCCACACTTATTGACAACCTGCATGATGAAATAATTATTTATGACAACAACTACCGCATGCTTTACGTCAACAAAGCATGCGAACGTCATTATGGTTTCACCCAGCAAGAGCTCATAGACATGCCGTTCTGGGACGTTGTACGAAAGCATAAAGCATGGGATCGCCCAATGCTTCCGCTTATCTACGAGAAAAAATGTCCAGCAAAGCAAATGCAACAGACATATCTCGGATTACAAGTACTCACCATTGCTACACCTTTTTTTGATGATAAACAGGACGTTCAATACGTCATGCTTAATATTCGTGATAACTATCATGACAAAATGATTCCAAGGGCTGAAGACCTAGTGACTGAAGAGCCACAATCTTCAAAAGCGCATCCTGAGTATCTTATCTACCGTAGTGCAGGAATGGAGAAAGCTATTTCTGATGCACAGAAAGTAGCTAATGTAAACGCACCTTGCCTGCTGCTTGGGGAATCCGGTTGCGGCAAAAGTCTGCTCGCTAAATACGTTCATGCAAATAGTAATCGCGTCGACAAACCATTTGTTACGGTAAACTGTGCAGCCATTCCGCACGAACTTTTTGAGTCAGAACTTTTTGGACATGTTGAAGGCGCTTTTTCAGGAGCAACTAAAACTCGCGGCGGGCTTTTTGCCAAAGCAAAAGGCGGCACGCTGTTCCTTGATGAAATTTCTGAACTCCCTCTCCCGATGCAGGCAAAACTTCTTTATGCTGTGCAGGAGTTGGAATACCGCCCTGTTGGAAGCTCCGAAACCGTCAAAGCTGATGTGCGCATTTTAGCGGCATCAAACCGTAACCTGAACCTTATGGTTGAAAGCGGTGCATTCCGTCAGGATCTTTATTTCCGCCTGAATGTTTTTGACATTACCATCCCTCCACTCAGAGAACGCCCTGAAGATCTTGTCCCCCTTATCCATCTATTCTTTAATAGATACGGAAAATTGCATGGCAAAGGAAAACGGCTCGCATCTGGCGTACGTAAACTTCTCAGCCAATACACATGGCCGGGTAACGTCCGTGAACTTGCTCACCTTATAGAGCGCCTTGTTGTAACTGTTGAAGACGAGATTATTTCAGTCGATCATCTTCCAGCCTCTATTTACGAAACACAGGGAAACCCTGCCGCACTTGTTATGGCTTCGGATAACCTTGATGAAGCACTTGAAGCAGTTGAACGCCAACTCATTATTGATTCTTTCAAGGCTTACGGAACCAGCAGAAAAGTTGCTACAGCGCTCAACATTAGCCAATCACGCGCATCACGCCTCATCCGAAAATATGTTCCGGCAACAAAATTGTAA
- a CDS encoding DMT family transporter: MFKNKTYFGIACALLATMLWAGAFVVARLAVGQISPMTLGATRWFVALLILCTFTLPKVKKEWPIAKKFLPQILAAALTGVAAYSPLSYFAAQTTSAINLSLISVTTPIFIVIISSMMGQKQTTNTWLGCTVALIGSFYLVCNGEMSRLLGLQFAAGDFLMLLAAVGFAVYSLILRKIPEGLSQLTILSLMSFFAVLMLLPCVIWESTQPSMVFNMNGIVFFSIVFSAVCSSIIAWFTWNLGLQYAGPATSGMIYYSLPLWGGLFAFVFLGETMGTVHLISGALIIGGIVWASRTPKSVEKTETVLNEA, translated from the coding sequence ATGTTTAAGAACAAGACATATTTCGGAATTGCCTGCGCATTACTTGCCACAATGCTCTGGGCTGGTGCTTTCGTTGTTGCACGCCTTGCTGTAGGTCAAATTTCCCCTATGACACTTGGCGCTACACGCTGGTTTGTAGCTCTGCTCATTCTCTGTACGTTCACTCTTCCAAAAGTAAAAAAAGAGTGGCCGATTGCTAAAAAATTCCTGCCACAAATTCTTGCCGCTGCCTTAACAGGTGTTGCCGCTTACTCTCCGCTCAGCTATTTCGCTGCTCAGACAACATCAGCAATCAACTTGTCACTCATTTCTGTTACTACACCGATCTTTATTGTTATTATCTCATCAATGATGGGACAGAAACAAACTACCAACACATGGCTCGGTTGTACTGTCGCACTTATTGGTTCCTTCTATCTCGTCTGTAATGGCGAAATGTCCCGACTCCTCGGTCTCCAGTTTGCAGCAGGCGACTTCCTTATGCTTCTGGCTGCTGTCGGGTTTGCTGTATACAGCCTTATCCTGCGTAAAATCCCAGAAGGGCTCTCACAACTTACTATTCTGTCCCTCATGTCATTCTTTGCTGTGCTGATGCTTCTCCCATGCGTTATCTGGGAATCTACACAGCCATCAATGGTCTTTAACATGAACGGCATCGTTTTCTTCAGTATCGTTTTCTCAGCAGTATGCTCATCCATCATTGCATGGTTCACATGGAACCTCGGTCTCCAATATGCCGGACCGGCAACATCCGGCATGATCTACTACAGTCTCCCGTTATGGGGTGGATTATTCGCCTTTGTATTCCTCGGTGAAACAATGGGCACAGTTCATCTCATCAGTGGAGCGCTCATTATTGGCGGTATTGTGTGGGCAAGCCGCACTCCAAAATCAGTTGAAAAAACTGAGACCGTTCTTAACGAGGCGTAG
- a CDS encoding (2Fe-2S)-binding protein has product MQKTKQQKLIHLNINDKTHSLYVEPHWTLSKVLRNDCGHTGTKEACGEGACGACTVLIDSIAVPACMILAIEQENKHIETIEGLSANGELHPIQEAWLEEYGAQCGFCSPGMILSTKALLLKNPLPSDEEIKEALGGNICICNNYEHILNAVRSAAKKMSGEQAHD; this is encoded by the coding sequence ATGCAAAAGACCAAACAGCAAAAACTCATACACCTCAATATCAACGACAAAACACATTCGCTGTATGTTGAGCCGCACTGGACTCTTTCTAAAGTTCTTCGAAACGACTGTGGTCACACAGGAACTAAAGAAGCATGTGGAGAAGGTGCCTGTGGTGCATGTACTGTCCTCATCGACTCAATAGCAGTCCCTGCCTGTATGATTCTCGCCATTGAGCAAGAGAATAAACACATCGAGACCATTGAAGGTCTGTCAGCAAACGGTGAACTTCATCCTATTCAAGAAGCATGGCTTGAAGAATACGGCGCACAATGCGGCTTTTGTTCACCGGGCATGATCTTGTCTACCAAAGCATTACTTCTTAAAAATCCATTGCCAAGCGATGAAGAAATCAAAGAAGCGCTCGGTGGCAACATATGTATTTGCAACAATTATGAACACATTCTTAACGCAGTACGCAGTGCAGCAAAAAAAATGTCCGGAGAGCAAGCACATGATTAA
- a CDS encoding xanthine dehydrogenase family protein molybdopterin-binding subunit, whose product MIKANSIGTSVRQKDGAARVTGAAKYYADFIFPGMSQTRILRSPYPAATILTIDTEKAEALEGVHLVMTYENYPKAFRNTLYYVGDLVAAVIADDETIAEEALELIDVTYEKKKFVVSLEDAMKPDAPQVFDGIPNCNDWEFHALLSDRDPETRLFKTKTPAEYNGFGDIEKGFAEADVIVEQKNLKYAYCKSPAMEPRGCTANFDGRKLHVHTHSQGMHDEKLCLAQALGISSTMLNYVSPFTGSSFGGKNAFPLDRNIASHYLLIASLACLDLKKPVHCAYSREEEMVSGWSRGSITDVKIGFKKDGTLTTMDLAHWQETGSGGDKYPAKNAMLATGSVLYAHNCKHQRGKIHYVHTNRFPAAGWQGYGAPEGVFAVETTMDIAAEQMGMDPVEIRKKNCMRTGDIDSGWDPLVYKSAYISSSGIRDCLDAGAEYLDWKNKWVHPSKKTGRIRHGLGVAIFAMGAGRPGPGNSSEAMVKIYPDGSAALVCAVADIGQGQHTVQCQIVADVLGLPYKKVGLVCEDTDSTPFATLVANSCGTWIQGWATYEAAMDAKRQVLELAATKLGVPALALSINEKGIFITAEPDKGLSFAEAFGARGHYGGIHEVTGYYVNNSPHPNGLKDGKEDQVYIPKEKGAQFISLDIDTETGMISNVNVVMAQNVGKALNPKIVAGQLSTSRHGVDNAMLANDCIADKRNGWLMTPNWIDYRHCTTMDCDVTPIVIEKPGDPTHPFGATACGEGAACPSLAAFSNAIFNATGVRIIETPFTPDKILTGLGKIQPSRRKK is encoded by the coding sequence ATGATTAAAGCCAATTCCATCGGCACCTCTGTGCGCCAGAAAGACGGTGCTGCACGTGTTACCGGCGCTGCAAAATATTATGCTGACTTCATCTTCCCCGGTATGTCGCAAACCCGTATTTTACGTAGCCCATATCCCGCAGCTACGATCCTCACGATAGACACCGAAAAGGCAGAAGCACTTGAAGGTGTCCACCTCGTAATGACGTACGAAAACTACCCAAAAGCGTTTCGTAATACCTTATATTATGTAGGTGATCTGGTTGCTGCTGTTATCGCAGATGACGAAACCATTGCAGAAGAAGCTTTAGAGCTGATTGATGTTACATACGAAAAGAAAAAATTCGTTGTCAGCCTTGAAGACGCAATGAAGCCGGATGCACCACAAGTTTTTGATGGAATTCCAAACTGCAATGATTGGGAATTCCACGCCCTGCTTAGCGACCGCGATCCAGAGACGCGCTTGTTCAAGACGAAAACTCCTGCCGAATACAACGGCTTTGGAGATATTGAAAAAGGCTTTGCAGAAGCAGATGTGATTGTTGAGCAAAAGAACCTCAAATATGCGTACTGCAAGTCTCCGGCAATGGAGCCACGCGGCTGTACAGCTAACTTTGATGGTCGCAAATTGCATGTCCACACACACTCCCAAGGCATGCATGATGAAAAGTTGTGTCTGGCGCAAGCACTCGGCATCAGCTCAACTATGCTCAACTATGTATCACCGTTCACCGGCTCAAGCTTCGGCGGAAAAAACGCATTCCCACTCGATCGCAACATAGCCTCCCATTATCTGCTTATTGCCAGCCTTGCCTGCCTTGATCTTAAAAAGCCAGTTCATTGCGCCTACTCGCGAGAAGAAGAAATGGTTTCCGGCTGGTCTCGAGGCAGCATAACCGATGTCAAAATCGGCTTTAAAAAAGACGGTACATTAACCACCATGGATCTGGCACACTGGCAGGAAACTGGCTCCGGCGGAGACAAGTACCCTGCTAAAAACGCCATGCTCGCAACCGGTTCTGTGCTCTATGCACATAACTGCAAGCACCAGCGAGGCAAAATCCATTACGTGCATACAAACCGTTTTCCAGCTGCCGGTTGGCAGGGATACGGAGCACCTGAAGGTGTGTTTGCTGTAGAAACCACCATGGACATTGCCGCAGAGCAAATGGGAATGGACCCTGTTGAAATTCGCAAAAAAAACTGCATGCGCACAGGCGACATTGATTCCGGCTGGGACCCGCTTGTTTACAAGTCTGCATACATTTCTTCTTCCGGCATCAGAGACTGCCTTGATGCAGGTGCAGAATATTTAGACTGGAAAAACAAATGGGTTCATCCAAGCAAAAAGACAGGTCGAATCCGCCACGGACTCGGAGTTGCTATTTTTGCAATGGGCGCAGGTCGCCCGGGCCCGGGTAACTCCAGTGAAGCAATGGTCAAAATTTATCCGGACGGTTCCGCAGCTCTCGTATGCGCGGTTGCTGATATCGGACAAGGACAGCACACAGTTCAGTGCCAGATTGTTGCAGACGTACTTGGCCTTCCATACAAAAAGGTCGGTTTGGTTTGTGAGGATACTGATTCAACACCGTTTGCGACACTTGTTGCAAACAGTTGTGGCACATGGATTCAGGGCTGGGCAACGTATGAAGCCGCTATGGATGCAAAACGACAGGTTCTTGAGCTTGCCGCGACTAAACTGGGTGTTCCTGCTCTGGCATTAAGCATTAATGAAAAAGGTATCTTCATTACGGCTGAACCAGACAAAGGGCTCTCTTTTGCTGAAGCATTCGGTGCGCGTGGACACTACGGTGGCATCCATGAAGTCACTGGCTATTACGTCAACAACTCACCGCATCCTAACGGCTTAAAAGACGGTAAAGAAGACCAAGTATACATTCCGAAAGAAAAAGGTGCTCAGTTTATCTCTTTAGATATTGATACTGAAACAGGCATGATTTCGAATGTAAATGTAGTCATGGCGCAAAACGTCGGTAAAGCACTCAACCCGAAAATTGTTGCAGGCCAGCTTTCCACATCCCGCCACGGCGTCGATAACGCCATGCTTGCGAACGACTGCATTGCAGACAAGCGTAACGGCTGGCTTATGACTCCTAACTGGATTGATTACCGCCACTGCACCACCATGGATTGCGACGTAACACCGATTGTAATCGAAAAACCGGGTGATCCGACCCATCCGTTCGGCGCAACAGCCTGTGGTGAAGGTGCGGCTTGTCCATCCCTTGCAGCGTTCTCTAACGCAATTTTCAACGCGACTGGTGTGCGAATTATTGAGACCCCGTTCACCCCAGATAAAATCCTTACGGGTCTTGGTAAGATTCAGCCTTCCCGGAGGAAAAAGTAA
- a CDS encoding xanthine dehydrogenase family protein subunit M: protein MKRFKHFDASTIEEAVKLLDTYENSSYVIAGGSDLMGCLKDNLWMEFPEAIINIKTIPALNTITVEKDGLHIGALVTLTEIAECESVKKTWAGLAEAARRTASPILRNMGTIAGNICQENRCWYYRYPDKIGGSIDCVRKGGKRCLAVPGDHRFHSIFGAVCKCIAVNPSDTAPALVALNAVVTTTKRQIPIDEFFSAENGAGSTILDRNEIVTKIFVPTPVENAKK, encoded by the coding sequence ATGAAACGCTTCAAGCATTTTGACGCTTCAACAATTGAAGAAGCTGTAAAATTATTAGACACATACGAAAATTCATCCTACGTAATCGCTGGCGGCAGTGATCTAATGGGTTGCCTCAAAGATAACCTCTGGATGGAATTCCCAGAAGCCATCATCAATATCAAAACCATTCCCGCGTTGAACACCATTACGGTTGAAAAAGATGGTTTACATATTGGTGCGCTTGTTACGCTTACCGAGATTGCAGAATGCGAATCTGTTAAGAAAACATGGGCGGGACTCGCTGAAGCGGCTCGTCGAACTGCTTCTCCTATTCTCCGTAACATGGGAACCATCGCAGGCAACATTTGTCAGGAAAACCGATGCTGGTACTACAGGTACCCGGACAAAATTGGTGGCAGTATTGATTGTGTACGTAAAGGCGGAAAACGATGTTTAGCTGTTCCGGGCGATCATCGTTTCCACTCAATTTTCGGCGCAGTCTGCAAATGCATTGCAGTTAACCCGAGCGATACAGCTCCGGCTCTTGTTGCACTTAATGCTGTTGTAACAACCACCAAACGGCAAATTCCGATTGATGAATTTTTCAGCGCAGAAAACGGTGCAGGTTCAACAATTCTTGATCGCAATGAGATTGTGACAAAAATTTTCGTGCCAACACCTGTCGAAAACGCAAAAAAGTAG
- a CDS encoding NTP transferase domain-containing protein — MTENLQQKKAAITGVILAAGTSTRMGRDKLSLSFRGKPIVQHVINAARESLLDSIVVVLPVDSELESQLDLAKCTVVYSPRRTAGQAESLKAAIRSLPDDTQGAMALLGDLPLLTPEVINHLIWSFSQEPHNWVIPMQEGMRGNPITIPQQWFEKVLELEGDTGARPLLATPRLPIRLVKINEIGPFVDVDTEEQYELLLKRYDTGL, encoded by the coding sequence ATGACTGAAAACTTACAGCAAAAAAAAGCTGCCATTACAGGCGTCATTTTAGCTGCCGGTACTTCAACCCGAATGGGCAGGGATAAGTTGTCTCTGTCTTTTCGAGGAAAACCAATCGTGCAGCATGTAATTAATGCCGCACGCGAGTCTCTTTTGGACTCTATCGTTGTTGTTCTTCCTGTCGATTCTGAACTTGAATCACAACTTGATCTTGCGAAGTGCACTGTTGTGTACAGTCCAAGAAGAACAGCCGGCCAAGCTGAATCACTGAAGGCTGCAATCCGTAGCCTTCCAGATGACACACAAGGCGCGATGGCGTTGCTCGGAGACCTACCGTTGCTTACTCCTGAGGTCATAAACCACCTTATCTGGTCGTTTTCTCAGGAACCGCACAATTGGGTCATTCCCATGCAAGAAGGGATGCGCGGTAATCCTATTACGATTCCGCAACAGTGGTTTGAAAAAGTATTGGAGCTTGAGGGCGACACTGGCGCAAGGCCATTGCTTGCAACTCCGAGACTTCCTATCAGATTAGTTAAAATTAACGAAATCGGCCCGTTTGTTGATGTAGACACTGAGGAGCAATATGAACTGCTTCTCAAACGCTACGATACAGGACTGTAG
- the yqeB gene encoding selenium-dependent molybdenum cofactor biosynthesis protein YqeB, translated as MKTLIPTIAIRGAGDLATGVALRLYRAGMRNIVMLETEKPLAVRRKVVFSEAIYHQEVMVEEITAKHCTQCSEISEVWAKGMVPVICDPKATCLETVKPDVLIDAIIAKKNIGTKISMAPLVIGLGPGFTAGEDVHASVETKRGHYLSRVITEGSAIPNTGVPGSVKGFTTERVHWADEAGVFTTQSDIGAMLKKGDLIGYVNTQPIAATIDGVLRGLLPNGTPVQKGTKIADVDPRNDPAYCGEVSDKALSIGGGVLEAICAHLFAKK; from the coding sequence ATGAAAACATTGATACCTACAATCGCAATCCGTGGTGCTGGCGATCTCGCCACTGGCGTAGCACTCCGACTTTACCGAGCCGGAATGCGAAACATTGTCATGCTTGAAACAGAAAAGCCGCTGGCTGTTCGCCGCAAAGTTGTGTTTTCAGAAGCGATCTACCATCAGGAAGTAATGGTCGAAGAAATTACAGCCAAACACTGCACTCAGTGCTCTGAGATATCAGAAGTATGGGCTAAAGGTATGGTTCCAGTTATTTGTGACCCTAAGGCTACATGTCTGGAAACTGTCAAACCCGATGTGCTTATTGATGCGATTATTGCCAAGAAAAATATCGGCACCAAAATTTCAATGGCACCGCTCGTCATTGGCCTTGGACCTGGCTTTACTGCGGGAGAAGATGTTCATGCTTCTGTAGAAACCAAGCGTGGGCATTACTTAAGCAGAGTCATTACAGAAGGTTCAGCAATTCCCAACACGGGCGTTCCAGGTTCTGTAAAAGGCTTTACAACAGAGCGTGTTCACTGGGCTGATGAAGCTGGAGTATTCACAACTCAAAGCGATATCGGCGCAATGCTCAAAAAAGGCGATCTTATCGGGTACGTAAATACTCAGCCGATTGCAGCAACCATTGACGGTGTTCTCCGTGGTCTTCTTCCAAACGGAACACCGGTACAAAAGGGCACTAAAATAGCTGATGTAGACCCTCGTAACGATCCGGCCTACTGCGGTGAAGTTTCCGATAAAGCTTTATCCATTGGTGGCGGCGTGCTTGAAGCAATTTGCGCACACCTTTTCGCAAAGAAGTAG
- the yqeC gene encoding selenium cofactor biosynthesis protein YqeC, which translates to MSSQAIPKHTVLFPTLPQLITLTGAGGKTSIMFWIASAIKGMEKRVITTTTTKMFFPESGEVILQADASDFLAEIASALEIHSTVTVASRYDAQLQKLIGISPEDISMLLHSKLADCILVEGDGAARKPLKAPNQHEPVIPVETEVCIGVMGLDALNTPLSNNTVHRHELFTELTGRGYGETITPADLITLATSPKGLFQHCPATSQKYVFLNKMDIPNTLEAVETIHSKQSQHPTDIIWLACSAQHRKIFNISDTQTEVVITS; encoded by the coding sequence ATGTCCAGCCAAGCTATCCCAAAACATACAGTACTTTTCCCCACCCTACCTCAGCTTATAACGCTGACAGGTGCCGGTGGTAAGACATCTATTATGTTCTGGATTGCTTCGGCAATTAAAGGAATGGAAAAACGCGTCATCACCACGACAACGACAAAGATGTTTTTTCCAGAATCAGGAGAAGTAATTCTTCAGGCAGATGCATCCGACTTTTTAGCCGAGATTGCATCTGCTCTGGAAATTCATTCTACAGTGACCGTGGCGTCCCGTTATGATGCTCAGTTACAAAAACTTATTGGAATATCGCCAGAAGATATCTCAATGCTTCTACATTCAAAACTTGCTGATTGTATTCTAGTGGAAGGCGACGGTGCGGCTCGCAAACCACTAAAAGCACCGAACCAGCATGAGCCAGTTATCCCCGTTGAAACAGAGGTCTGCATCGGTGTTATGGGACTGGACGCTCTCAATACTCCACTTTCAAATAACACGGTGCATCGACATGAACTGTTCACCGAACTTACGGGACGCGGCTACGGGGAAACTATTACCCCAGCCGACCTAATCACATTGGCGACATCGCCCAAAGGCTTGTTTCAGCACTGCCCTGCAACAAGCCAGAAATATGTTTTTTTAAACAAGATGGACATCCCGAACACACTTGAGGCTGTTGAAACCATTCACTCAAAACAGAGCCAACACCCAACTGACATCATATGGCTTGCGTGCTCTGCTCAGCACAGAAAAATTTTCAACATCTCTGACACACAAACCGAAGTGGTTATCACATCATAG